From a region of the Ardenticatena maritima genome:
- a CDS encoding glycosyltransferase family protein — protein sequence MSTLLKRFEHSLLVWLTPLTLCVGVLFLFLIPPWQHYDEPTHFEYAWLIANRPDKLADQAVDSTMRRETAASMVVHDFYTPLLQPPNLLSDANPLSIGILELHHPPLYYRIVALPLRLVRHLDVVSQLRVARLVSLLMFVGTVLASAAFIRLLTPEHHPLRWLVPVGVLLTPPFPDIMTAVNNDVGAIFVLTLFIWATSAFFTEQVKVWHIVAAIAFAAAAFYTKSTAFVALPFLLLASVMAWWGRRGWRWRWLALLVGIAGIATAALVFTTGDAAHWHRLRYTIPNQSTPGLRDTTVNAPLGSAALRIDLKPGAQVSLLNPIVSEERIQALRGRTVTIGAFMWASEPARVKMPTLAWSPAGSIQLHTLPAEAVDVSTEPRFYAWTTTVPEEAARLHYVIQQSGARNTPPLTLWLDGMVLVEGQFPSTITPQFLDETAQRGVWGDASFENLIRNGSAEAAWPRLRPAIEEWLTARRYYPGTALGMLFDVRTSSTLIITQVLPFLLHAYMGRFAWGHITIEGTLWRWLIFAWFGLSSLSGIWWWIRQPNTLRKAVLLYAGLVGAGIWGIALVWPLQYQFLGVFSMPAPRYVYPAITISTLLLTGSWAWWLHSQRPIHRWWLVPLLLYGTFFILGIHSLISYY from the coding sequence ATGTCAACTTTACTGAAACGTTTTGAGCACTCTTTGCTGGTATGGCTGACGCCGCTCACGCTCTGCGTGGGTGTTTTGTTTTTGTTTCTGATCCCCCCCTGGCAACATTACGACGAGCCAACTCATTTTGAATATGCGTGGCTGATTGCCAATCGCCCGGATAAGCTGGCAGACCAGGCGGTTGATAGCACCATGCGCCGCGAAACAGCCGCTTCGATGGTGGTGCATGATTTTTACACACCCCTTTTGCAACCGCCAAATTTGCTCAGCGACGCCAACCCCCTCTCAATCGGCATTCTTGAATTGCACCATCCGCCGCTTTACTACCGCATTGTGGCGCTACCATTGCGCTTGGTGCGCCATTTGGATGTTGTTTCACAACTCCGTGTAGCGCGCCTTGTGTCATTGTTGATGTTCGTGGGAACGGTACTGGCGAGCGCCGCTTTTATCCGCTTGCTTACGCCCGAGCATCATCCGCTACGCTGGCTAGTACCGGTGGGTGTTTTGCTGACGCCGCCATTCCCCGACATTATGACGGCTGTCAACAATGATGTGGGCGCGATTTTTGTGTTGACGCTTTTCATATGGGCAACATCAGCTTTCTTTACTGAGCAAGTGAAAGTGTGGCATATCGTGGCAGCAATTGCGTTTGCCGCTGCCGCTTTCTACACAAAAAGCACCGCGTTCGTTGCGCTGCCATTTCTCCTGCTGGCAAGCGTGATGGCATGGTGGGGGCGGCGCGGCTGGCGCTGGCGATGGTTGGCGTTGTTGGTGGGTATAGCAGGTATAGCAACCGCCGCCCTTGTATTCACCACGGGTGATGCGGCACACTGGCACCGCTTGCGCTACACCATTCCGAACCAGAGTACCCCAGGCCTGCGCGATACCACCGTCAACGCTCCGCTGGGCTCAGCGGCTTTGCGGATTGACCTGAAGCCGGGCGCGCAGGTTTCCCTGCTCAACCCCATCGTTTCCGAAGAGCGCATTCAGGCACTTCGGGGACGCACCGTCACCATTGGCGCTTTCATGTGGGCCAGTGAGCCGGCACGTGTGAAGATGCCAACACTGGCGTGGAGCCCGGCCGGTTCGATTCAATTGCATACGCTCCCAGCCGAGGCTGTAGATGTTTCTACAGAACCCCGTTTCTACGCCTGGACGACCACAGTGCCCGAAGAAGCCGCGCGTTTGCATTATGTCATCCAGCAATCCGGCGCTCGCAATACACCACCGTTGACGCTCTGGCTCGATGGTATGGTGCTGGTAGAAGGGCAATTCCCGAGCACAATCACGCCACAGTTTCTGGATGAGACGGCGCAGCGTGGCGTATGGGGCGACGCCTCTTTTGAAAACCTCATTCGCAACGGTTCCGCCGAAGCTGCATGGCCGCGCTTGCGTCCGGCAATTGAAGAGTGGCTGACAGCACGGCGGTACTATCCGGGAACAGCATTGGGGATGCTGTTCGATGTGCGCACGAGCAGCACACTGATCATCACCCAGGTTCTTCCCTTCCTCTTGCATGCTTACATGGGGCGTTTTGCGTGGGGGCATATCACCATTGAAGGCACACTGTGGCGCTGGCTCATCTTCGCCTGGTTTGGGCTGAGCAGTCTCAGCGGGATATGGTGGTGGATTCGTCAACCCAATACCCTGCGCAAAGCCGTTCTTTTGTATGCGGGGCTGGTTGGCGCCGGCATTTGGGGGATCGCTCTTGTATGGCCACTGCAATACCAATTCCTTGGTGTGTTCTCAATGCCCGCACCGCGCTACGTCTATCCAGCCATCACAATCTCAACACTCCTTCTGACAGGCAGTTGGGCGTGGTGGCTCCATTCGCAACGCCCCATTCATCGGTGGTGGTTGGTGCCACTTTTGCTCTATGGGACCTTTTTCATACTTGGTATTCATTCGCTCATTTCGTATTATTAG